Proteins from a single region of Silene latifolia isolate original U9 population unplaced genomic scaffold, ASM4854445v1 scaffold_151, whole genome shotgun sequence:
- the LOC141637861 gene encoding protein FAR1-RELATED SEQUENCE 1-like, which yields MSRHTQKQLDRDDDCTLPQLATSLKLEAHASKVYTNAAFSDFQVEASASICSLSVGGFTPPANGVELIGIADARSQKTYQVVYNSLTNDAECSCKLFNRKGIICRHIIWVYSGKQVHTLPDKYILMRWTKNAHKIPLYGPLGELIEDFDATDLRKMEMCKLWSEFYATISVLKNVSTKEITDLVDTLKQFRVKLNPQSQSMTKEQELEMLLGRSSSTEVRILPPRQAKNKGSGKRMISKKQQCIAKAEKPKRLCRNCKQMAHHDKRIVLMLLYSMPTIRVVQMRMMMLMMVDRSKEFLLMALINYK from the exons ATGTCACGTCATACTCAAAAACAACTTGATAGAGACGATGATTGTACTCTTCCACAATTAGCGACTTCTCTTAAGTTGGAAGCTCATGCTTCCAAGGTTTATACAAATGCTGCTTTCTCAGATTTTCAAGTTGAAGCTTCTGCTTCTATTTGCTCCCTTAGTGTTGGTGGCTTCACACCACCTGCAAATGGTGTAGAATTAATTGGTATTGCTGATGCCAGATCACAGAAGACCTACCAAGTCGTCTACAATTCTCTAACGAATGACGCTGAATGTTCTTGCAAGTTGTTCAACAGGAAGGGTATTATTTGTAGACACATTATCTGGGTTTACTCTGGAAAACAAGTTCACACTTTGCCCGATAAATACATTCTTATGCGGTGGACCAAGAATGCACATAAGATCCCTCTTTATGGTCCACTTGGTGAGTTAATCGAGGATTTTGATGCCACTGATTTACGAAAGATGGAAATGTGCAAGTTATGGTCAGAGTTCTACGCAACCATCAGTGTGCTCAAGAATGTGTCTACGAAGGAGATCACTGATCTTGTTGACACCCTTAAACAATTCAGGGTGAAACTCAATCCGCAATCACAGTCAATGACCAAAGAGCAGGAGTTGGAGATGCTTCTTGGGCGCAGTTCCTCAACTGAGGTGAGGATTTTACCACCTCGTCAGGCAAAGAACAAGGGTAGCGGGAAGAGAATGATCTCCAAAAAGCAACAATGCATAGCTAAAGCGGAGAAGCCTAAAAGGCTTTGTCGTAATTGCAAACAAATGGCTCACCATGATAAACGAATCGTCCTAATGCTTTTGTACTCGATGCCGACAATAAG GGTAGTtcagatgaggatgatgatgctgatgatggtTGATCGGTCGAAGGAGTTTTTGTTGATGGCGCTCATTAATTATAAATGA